ACTCCAGATCCCAGCGAAGAATTCAGTGATTTTTCTCTTCTCTGGGAAGGACAGACAGCGCTCTATAAACAAAAGGTAAGAAACCTTATTTCTTACAAAATCATCTGTCCTTTCCTGAGGTTGTGATTATCCCTCTTCACTGGCCAAGGAGAGCACTACTGTTGCGCTTTGAGATCCATGTCAAAGAATCCGACAAATGGTATGTTTTTAGGTATTGGTTTCATTTGATACCCAACTACACGAACATACAAGATAAGAGAGTGGAAGTATTTAAAGATGATTTTAGGGAGAAACATCAAAGCCCCCACCTGAGGGGCTGaaaaagcaaacaaactcagctccactaattgctttaaccccttaacaccacaggctgtacagttatgtcatggaggttcggTGTTTGTAtgctgatcctgctccatacaatgcaggtgcccgCTGTTTCTGGCAGTtgacacccgcccgcaacagATGCAATCAGCACTCTCACtaatcgtggctgttaaccctttaatgcagCCATCAATAACGATAGAGGCACCTAAATGCCACAATCGGAGTTCGTGAGTCCCAAacagccccctgcagtgagattgcagggtccttctgaaaggcccaagggCTTGCATcgtagattgcctatcaagccacgcctGTCAGATCACGGTACAATGtaatacatcatactgcaggagcgatccaatcattgcaagttcatgttccctatgtggattaaaaaaaaaatgtaacaatcactttaaaaagttgtattacttattaaaaaaaccttttcccatatttattatttaaaaaaatcataataaaCCCCAAAACATACTTAGGAATTGCTGCGTTCCtaaaaatccgatctatcaaagtgacGCTTTAATTATCTTGCACAGGGAacatctttagaaaaaaatacacaacctcacagttgcacttttttggtcaccccatcttcaagaaaaaaattaacaaaagtgGTAAAGAAGTCAGGctaacaggcctgtagtttcctgaatccaccaTATTTGAAGATAGGAATATTTTCCTTtctctaatcttctgggactctTCACAGTGCTGTGCATGTGCTCTCTCATTGACTTGTATAGAACACGTGAAGAGCTGCATTTACAGTGTCAGCATGATCTTTAGAGTGGGGCACCACTGTATCCAGGGAGCAGTGAGTACGAAAAAATACCTCATGCGGCTCCCTATCAGGtcctctaacagcaccataacttaatatATAGAGCTGTGGGAAAGTGACAGGTTTCCTATAAGCAGTTCTCACAAACTAGTGCTGCTTTATTTGTGGAATTAAACTTCTAATTGCCAGAGGCAAAAAATGACCTATTTGTCATGTCTACTCAAAATGAAAATACAATAAATCTTTTATAATATGTATGCCAAAGCACTAAGACCAAAGACAATTACAAATACAGGAGCAGGTGGTTCAAATACACTAAGCCAATGTAGCACTTTGAAGGTGGTACCATAGTCAGACCAAGCTGGCTAAAGCTAAGCAAGCCTGCCTGGCCATCTTAGTAATAGCAGAGCGGTAGATGAATCCACCTCCATATGAAGCATTCTAGCTATCACAGTAGAGTCATTTTATGGACCAAACGAAACTCCTGAACTAAAAACATGAACATATTGCCCCCCAGCATGTTTCTCCATTACTGGCTTCATCAGGGCAATGATGTGGGGCTGTAGTCACTATAGCCTTATGGCAATTTGAAGTTTAATGTAATGAGACCTTGTATACCGTGCCACATTTTGTTTTGTGAATAGCTCTATTTGTTGAGACATCTATTAACTTTCTCAGCAGTGAGAACGTGGTCCGCAGCAGGCACTAGTAAATGTTTTAATACAGCTACTGGCAGGTGCGGTGCAGCATCTGAAAATAGCCAGGTAACAGGTATAGAGGGGATGAGAGCTCACCTGCACTGCCATAAGCACCAGAAACTAGCTACTAGCGCACCATGCCACTGTTAGTATTCCCAGAGTTGCAGCTATGTAGGTTAAGTGGTCAGGGATTTCTATGCTGCCTCAGGGTCTTTACATAGGCGGCCGTCAAGTGCTGAGAGCAGAAATGAGCCGTTAGGTCGTGCCACTGGAGCATGCTGAAGTCCCGATTGATGGGTTGACTCACATCTGAGACTTACAATTTGCAAAGATGTCCACCACCATATGCAGGCTACTAGCTGCAAGTGAGCCGCAGGTGGACACAGCCAGTTTAGCCTCATGTACGTCTGGGGTTGCATTCTGCTGGAGGGATTGTGTGAGGCCTACTATAGGGTCTGGACCACATGGCGTTTAGGTAGTGTGCCGCCTCTCAAGGCAATCCAGGGCAGAGAGGATGCAGCTGCTTACCATGAATGCAGAGCCCCCTGCGAGTGAGATATCTGTACAGCCCGAAGGGGATAAGAAGGAAAGTCTGTGCTTCCTCAACTGTGGACAGCGCAAGTAAGACCAGGGCTACGCTGCTGTATCTGCACACTGGCACTCCACAGAAAATACTGTCGAGAGTGTAGGAGGTGCACGGCTTCCAGAAGcactcctaaggctcctggatagAAAGAGAACTGTGGTCCCTGTTCAGATGTATGGAGCCTGCCACAGATGAAGACTGATAAGCAGGTGGTTTTGATGTTCTGGAGTTGTTCAATACAGATGTTTAGCAATAGGGGTCTGAAGATTACATGTAAACCCTCCTGGAGCAACCCAAGCCGCAGATCTTGATTATCAAGCTTGACTGTCTGCCAACTTCAAGACATGCAAATTAGACTGGTGGAAGTCTGGGCGGGGTTCTGATGTAATATTGGGTCAGCCTAGAGTCAGATACAACAGTATCCAGATATCCAAAGGGAATAGCAGGGGTATTCAGAAACACATCTGCTCTATTTGGCTGCTAGACATGCTCTGGAGATGATTTTGCACATACTGCACTCCTGGAAAAAAAAGTCAATCTCAGGGTCTTTGCAGCAGTTTGAAGAGAAAGAAAGGTATATTTATACTTGTCTTCATGTCACTCACCTATAGGGTTAGGATGAGTTTATGGTGTGTAATTTACTTAGACTTTGGGTCCAGAAAGTAGAGGAAGAGCAGTGAAtaattgggatgggagaagcaaGGAAATGTGAGGCAAGGatgacagatttttttaaaaatgtatttcattttttacaaTATTCTGATGCTTTGAAAGAAACTTCACTTCCAGCCTGGCTCTGGCACTTTGCTGCATGGTATGGCCCCTCCCTCTGTGTCTGTTACTTCATCAAGGGGACCAGCTGTTCAACTCAATAACTAAGCCCCCTCTCTGTACCAATCATAAGAGAGAAGGGGGTTGGCTTGGTTATATAGATCAGTCAAACAACCAGCGCCACTGATGATGTGCACAGAGAGAAGAGTTATACGACACAACCCGATGCTGTAACCAGGGAAGAGGTGCAAGTTCCAAAACAGTGGATCAATGTAAGTATTTGGcacccctggacaacccctttaagtaaatgcaGTGTTAATTTATTGACAACAGTTTACCAGGGAAAATTCTTATTCTTTCACAATAAAGCCTCCATAATCCTCATGATAGTTATTGATGATGACTCGGACCAATAACACACAATAGCCATCATTAAAATCATACAAAAAAATCTCATTGTAAGGTATCCTGAAACAGCCAGTCCGACAGTGCAGCTCTACACTtgcaacattttccacattctgtacataaaaatggCATCTCCCTTGTATGATTTCTCTGAGGTTTAACAAAACCTGGATTCTGGTAAACACATTTCCTACATCCTGAACGGctactcccctgtgtgacttctgagATGCtcaacaagatctgatttatgggTAAAGGAGCTTCcacattctaagcatgaaaatagcttctcccctgtgtgaattctctgatgtctctcAAGATGACCTTTAAGCATAAAACGttccccacattctgaacataaaaatgactCCTCTAGAGTATGAGATCTTAGATGTTCCACAAGAGAATCTTTgtggataaaacatttcccacagtccaaacatgaatatggcttctcttctTTGTGAGTTCTCTTGTGTAAAACAAGAGCAGCTTTTTGGCTAAAGCATTTCTCACATTCCGAACATGaatacggtttctctcctgtgtgaatttttttgTGCATAACAAGAGCACATTTCTggctaaagcatttcccacattccaaacatgaatatggtttctctcctgtgtgacttctctcatgtataacaagAGCAGATTTATGACTAAAGCATTTtttacattctgaacatgaatacggcttctcttctCTGTGACTTCTCTCGTGTATAGCAAGAGCAGCTTTCTGGCTAAAgcttttctcacattctgaacatgaatacggtttctctcctgtgtgaattatttTGTGCATAACGAGAGCACATTTCTGACTAAAGCATTTCTCACACTCTGAACAAGAATATGGCTTCTCTTCtctgtgacttttcttgtgcATAACAAGAGCAGATTTCTTGCTCacgcatttcccacattccgaacatgaatACATCTTCTTCTCtctgtgacttctctcatgtataacaagAGCACATTTCTGACTAAAGCATTTCTCACACTCTGAACAAGAATATGGCTTCTCTTCTCTGTGACGTCTCTCATGCATAACAAGAGCAGATTTCTTGCTCAtgcatttcccacattgtgaacatgaatatggctccTCCTCTCTGTGACTTCTttcatgtctaacaagatgtgttTTATggtcaaaacatttcccacatttaggGCATGAAAAAGTTTGTTCTCTGGTATGAAGTGGTTCATCTATTGTGTGAAGTCTCTGATGTTTACAGAGATCTGATTTCtgggtaaagcatttcccacattctaaacatgaatacggcttcccTCCTGTCTGACTCCTCTCATgtataacaagatttgattttgatATGAAGCTTTTCCcatattctgaacatgaaaaagtCTTCTCTTCTGTGTGACTTCTTAGATGTTCTGAAAATCTTGCTTTATGGGTAAAAATTTtctcacattcaggacatgaaaatggcttctccacaGAGTGAGTTCTCACATGTTCCACAAGAGATAAATTAATGGAAAAACAtcttccacattctgagcatgaatatggcttttctgTGTGAGagttctgatgtttaacaagatgtgatttctgtctaaaacttttcccacattctgaacatgaatacggcttctctcctgtatgagttttctgatgtttaaGAAGACATGATCTTTgtttaaaacttttcccacattctgaacatgagtacggcttctctcctgtgtgaattctttgatgctcCTGTAGTTTGGCTTtagtaaaaaaacattttccacattctgaacataaaaatggcttcactcctgtgtgaattctcttatgcttAGCTAGATTTGATGCATctataaagcatttcccacattctgagcaggaatacggcttcactcctgtgtgagttttctgatgtttaacaagacatgatttctgtttaaaacttttcccacattctgaacatgaatatagtttctctcctgtgtgaattatctgatgcGCTTTTAGCCTGGGTCttgtaataaaacatttcccacattctgaacatgaaaaaggcttcagtcctgtgtgaattctcttatgtttaGCTAGACTTGATGCATCTGTAAAGCAtttttcacattctgaacatgaatacggcttttctcctgtgtgactcCTCTCATGTATGACAAGATTTGATTTTgatgtaaaacacttcccacattctgaacatggaaaggtcttctctcctgtgtgacttcttagATGTTCTGCAAATTTTGCTTTAtgggtaaaacatttctcacattcaggacatgaaaatgaaCTCTCTTCAGTGTGAGTTCTCAGATGGACCAGAAGAGATAGCttatgaataaaacatttcccacattctgagcatgaatatggcttctctcctgtgtgagttttttGATGTTGAACAAGGTATGATTTCTgtctaaaacttttcccacattctgaacatgaatatggcttctctcctgtgtgaattctctgatgctctTTTAGACTGGGTTttgtaataaaacatttcccacattctgaacatgcaaaAGGCTTCACTCCAGTGTGAATTCTCCTATGTTTAGCTCGACTGGATGCATCTATAAAGCATTTGTCACATTCTGAACAcggaaatggcttctctcctgtgtgaattctcttatgtttaACAAGACTTGATGCATCTATAAAGCAtttttcacattctgaacatgaatatggcttctctcctgtgtgacttcgctTGTGTGTTTCAAGATAGGATTTATattgaaaacatttcccacattctggacatgaatatggcttctctcttgtgtgaactctctgatgtgtaacaagagttgATCTttctgtaaagcatttcccacattctgtacatgaatatggcttttctcctgtatgaactctctgatgtgtaacaagagttgATTTAAATGTAAAACAccttccacattctgagcatgaatatggcttctctcctgtgtgagttctctgatgtttaacaagatgtgatttctgtctaaatcgtttcccacattctgaacatgaaaattgttTCTCTtcagtgtgacttctctgatgttcaacaagatttgatttattggTAAAATATCTTTcaaattctgaacatgaatacagctTCTCCTCGGTGTGAATGGTTTGATGTTTAGCGAGAAGGGCTTTCATAGTAAAGCATTTGCTGcactctgaacatgaaaatggcctttcATTGATGTGAATTCTCTTGTGGATGGAAAGAGTTAatttctttttaaaatgtttcccacactcagaacaCGCAAACATTTTGCTCAGTCCACATCCACTTCTTTTTTTGTCAGTCCATGATTGATGATATTCCACTTCATAATTGGGAGATACAAGGTGATGGCCAAGAGAACCTCTCATGCAGTCTTTATCTGGAAGAAGAAacattttattagagatgagcgaacgtactcggataggcactactcgtccgagtaatgtgccttatccgagtaccgctgtactcgtgctgaaagatttggggcgctccgctgctgacaggtgagtcgcagcggggagcggggcagagcggccgggagagaaggagagaaagatctcccctccgttcctccccgctctcccctgcagctccccgctccgcagcgcgtcccgaatctttcagcacgagtacagcggtactcggataaggcacattactcggacgagtagtgcctatccgagtacgttcgctcatctctacattttatcaaatcacataattgatattTTATCATACAATGAGCAATCCAGTCAGAAATCAAAATAAAGACATGAATGCTGATTGAAAGAAAGCAACCACCCGAATCTAttcaatacattaaaggggttgtcccgcgccgaaacgcgtttgaaaccccccccccccccgttcggcgcgagacaaccccgatgcaggggttaaaaaagaacaccggacagcgcttaccttaatccccgcgctccggtgacttcttacttacccggtgaagatggctgccgggatcttctacctccgtggaccgcagctcttctgtgcggtccattgccgattccagcctcctgattggctggaatcggcacgtgacggggcggagctacacggagctacaccgagccccattgagaagagaagaagacccggactgcgcaagcgcgtctaatttggccattagacggcgaaaattagatggcaaccatggagacgaggacgccagcaacggagcaggtaagtgaaaaactttttataacttctgtatggctcataattaatgcacaatgtacattacaaagtgcattaatatggccatacagaagtgtatagacccacttgctgccgcgggacaacccctttaagctgccacTATTGGATGCTAATTTGAAGGTCCCTAAGTACATAGAAACTCGACTTCTTCCCAGAATGCAAGAGGCTCACATCCAATGATCAATTTTGAGGCGCATTAAAGACCCCTATCAAACAGTTGAGTTTGATGGGGAAACATGCACTCATATTCCCTCTGCAGGTCCCGCAGGGCAAATGGTGTGATATGAAAATGAATAAATGGCTGCTATCCCTGTAATACATGGATGGCTTCAACCTGTCATAGTGGGAGCAGCACCTAAAAAGCAGCTCTCAATTCTGACTCATAGAAATGGGTCCCAAACAGTTGATACATATGATGTTCCTATTCCCTTGCCTGGTCTGGTCTAGATCCACGACATCCTCAGCCTAAGTTCAGTCCAGTCTAGATGGACAACCTTAGCAATCTTACATTTTACATGGTTTCTCAGTGTACCCTCTACTGGGATAACTTCCATCAATGTACTCCCAAGCCTATGATGGTACACTGTGCTATTAAGTTCACAGCATCTGGAGGAGCCACACACACTGTTCTATAGATCCAAGCAAAAACTATTGAAATCTGTGTCCATCCTTCATTTGCAAACACGAAACTGATCTAAATCAACAGCAGCCGAGCTCTACGGGATGCCAGCTACCTGAAGATATCACTACTTCTAGGAAAGCCTTGCTTTGATTCAGGATACTAGACCTTGATTGACAACTAAAGCTGTATTAATCCGCTCAATCCATGTTTGTAttgatgtaaagggggcaataaacaacaaaaagaaagcattgaaACTGCTAAAACAATAAGCCAGTGAAGAAACACTACAAAGCTATGAGAGGGAACTATAAATAACATAAAAAGAGAGAAAGTAAAACTTACCCTAAAACATTCTTCAACTatgtaaatagtaaaaagattaatactgaaagtgttggccctttaataaatgatgtaGGAAAATTGTAGAGggcgatgaggagaaagcaaatagtTTTTTtgacagtgtattcacagaggaaaatgaaatgtcagatgagatgcagagtgataaagtaaactctccactaaatgtcagcagtctgacccaggaagaagtgcagagccgccttAAATAGATTAAAACAGACAAAATTGCAGGGTCCTCATGGTATACACCCGCAGGTTGTAAGGGTATTAAGTGGCGCGATAGacagtttttattcatttttatggactctatagtgatggggtatTTGCCACTGTTTTGgagcatagcaaatgtggtgctaaAATTTAAAAAGCGGTCAAAAAGCGAACCTGGAAACTGTTGTTGTTGTTAACCATTTAGTCGCTCACATCCCTCAGCGACCCTAAATTTGAGTTctgtccatgtttttcagttttgcactgcttctttcagttgtgtgatatccatgccagtattagctctgacagtatcaagccattgtgttctttggtgGCCCGATCTTctcttgccactgatctgtcaaagcattatagatttttccagcaactctgctcgcattacatgaccaaaatccgtgagtccgagcctggtcatcttgtcctctgtaagtctaagtccggtcatcttgtcctccgtgagtctgagtctggtcatcttgtcctcaaGTGATCTAttaggtcttatacgattcaggacttctctgattattactctcgctgtccagggtattagcagcagctttcgccagcaccacagctcaaacgcatcaatcctccttctatcagcttttttcgcagtccagctttcacattcatacatggctctggggaaacCAGTGGTttacactatcctgcatttagttgctatgccgatatccctatttttccagattttgtccatgtttagcattgcgttttatctctggcatagattctccatcctggtcaatttttgaaccaacgAAGATGAAGTCTCGCCACATTCTACGGgctcattgttgattttgatttgaatttggccattttttgcagttgtcataatttttgtcttctttaagattcaggtagaggcccattttttcactttcagctttaatattacatatcagctgcttcagaccggcttctgtttctgcaaacagagttgtatcatctgcatagcggagattgttgatgttctgccacctattctcacccCAAATTCCAATTttaaactacaggccggtaagtctgacttctattgtgggtaaaatgtttgaaggctttctaagagatgctatcctggaggacctctaggtaaatagctgtataactccgtatcagcatgagTTTGTGAGCAATCGCtcatgtcaaaccaatctgatcagcttctatgaggaggtaagttctagactggaccgaggagagtcactggatcttgagtacctggacttttccaaagcttttgacactgtgctgcataaaaggttggtatataaaatgagaatgcttggtgtcATGCTCCTGTGTGGGTGTGCAGCTTTCATTATCTTCAGTGTGaaaagtgtcatgttcctgcgtgtctgtgtatgtagccggacatgaggtgtgagcgggcatgttcagtgcaggtttTGATTTGATCAGCGTCATGTTCCCGCATGTCTGTGCAGTTTGCCTTTCGTGTCTTGCTGTGAATCCTTTATCATCTAGGCGGAGGTAGATACCTAGGTTCCAGGGCAGGGTCATCCCTGTTAGGACGATCACCCGCATGCAGGCAGATTTCATGGGGTTGTCTCGTTAAGAGTTGGGACTCACGAAATGAGGACCCGTGACGTGGACTCGTGAGCTTAAGTATATTCACTAAAGTATGAACGAATACCTCAAACTTCCTAtatttattccatctggctaagtgtgcaggtatgcaggtgagtgttttgagcgctTGTGAGTCATTCGTTCATGCCTGTCCACAAGTATGTAGTCTGTCTCTCTGTCCTGCGGTTCTGTCGGAGTCTTACAGATTTCGCCTGTCGGCAAGTATTAAAGTCTGTCCGTGAAGTTTGTTTCTCAGCTCTGCGCTTCCTTCTGAGTTCGTCTGTCAGTAAGTTCTGTCTGATTCCGTGTTCCGTCTGAGTTCTATGTAACAGAATGTACACGTTTCAGGTGGGGAGGTATGCGTGTCATTTGGGCCCCTCGTCTGTGACTGTAGTATGTCTGTCCATGTGTCCAGTTCGCAGTTTCCAAGTTCTGTCTGATTCAGATTTCTTTTTTGGATTCGTGAGTTCTTGTGTGAACTGGACATAATCGATATATACATTCCCGGTAGAAGGCATGCAATTGTTTGCACCTGCCCCCTGTGTGTGGGTTGTGCCTTAGTTCTGTTCCCTCTCCTCATCTATCATTCGTGTTCGTTGTGTGCTCCTGTACGATTGGTTGTGTGCTTCTGTGCGGTGTGCTCCGGACCTGTGAGATCCGGCGCGGTGCTAGGCCCATATGGATAAGTCCTATACGCCTTTTGTTAGTCTGATTTATGTCTGTTTTCCGCCCTATGATCTGTCTGTGTGAACAATTAATTGTTGTTTGGTCTGTTCTGGTGTCTAGCCTCCTGGTGCTAGTCGCAGTCTTGTTCCGTGGTCTGTCAGTTCTGGCGTGTAGTCCCTGGTGCTAGTCGCAGTCCTGTTCTTATGTCTGTCCTTTTAGGTACAGTTGTCTCCGGAGGCCCCTCCTTTAAGGGGGAGGTACTCTTGCAGCATtctgctgtgatttgttgttctACATGCCTCCCAACAGCTCAGAtccacaggtgtggttgattgagctggctgggtgaggatttccccagtcagccaatcccccaggtctgctgctcatatataccagctcctctttgTGGCTGTTagtctttcctctgtttgttcaggatgttcagtgtgagCGGTAGCATGCTTCTCTGTGTATGTGCAGCTTTCAGTATCTTCAGTGTGAACAGTttcatgttcctgcgtgtctgtaTATGTGACCGCAGTTGAGGTGTGAGtgggcatgttcagtgtgtgtttAGATTTGATCCGCGTCATGTTCCTGTGTGTTTGTGCAGTTTGCCTTTTGTgtaatgtgaactgtgtcttgatgtgaatcctttatcatctaggatgAGGTAGGTCCCCAAGTTACAGTGCGGAGTCGTCCCTgttgggacgatcaccccgcaTGCCGGCagatttcctggggttagttgtcccgTCAGAGTAGAGACCAGCGAGACGAGGACCCGTGAAGGGGGCTCACGGAcataagtatcttggccaaaatacgaacgaaTGCCTCGTACATCCTAGAGTTATTCCATCTGACTAGGTGTGCAGGTATTTAGGTGAGTATTTTGAGCACTTGTCAGTTGGTTTATGCCTGTCCGCGAATAGTCTGTCTCCTGGTCCTGCAGTTCTGTCTGAGTTTTCCTGAGTTCGCTGCTTGGCGAGTGTGAAGTCTGTTTCTCAGTGTCCGTATTCTGTCCGAGTTAGGTCTGAATTTCTGAGTTTCCTTGTTTGGTAGACGTAACACCCAGGACTATAAGTAGggtgtgctctaataactatgtatagatatatcaggggtcagtacagagatccctcccatcatctattatacccaggactgtaacaagggggcactctaataactatgtataatatatcaggggtcagtacagagatctcccccatcatctgttatacccaggactgtaacaagggggcactctaataactatgtatagatatatcaggtgtcagtacagagatctctcccatcatatattatacccaggactataagtagggtgtgctctaataactatgtatagatatatcaggggtcagtacagagatctctcccatcatctattatacccaggactgtaacaagggggcactctaataactatgtataatatatcaggggtcagtacagagatctcccccatcatctgttatacccaggactgtaacaagggggcgctctaataactatgtatagaaatatcaggagtcagtacagagatctctcctatcatatattatacccaggactgtaacaagggggcgctctaataactatgtatagatatatcaggggtcagtacagagatctcccccatcatatattatacccaggactgtaacaagggggcgctctaataactatgcatagatatatcaggggtcagtacagagatctcccccatcatctgttataccctggactgtaacaaagggggcgctctaataactatgtatagatatatcaggggtcagtacagagatctcccccatcatctgttatacccaggactgtaacaagggggcgctctaataactatgtatagaaatatcaggggtcagtacagagatctctacccatcatctattatacccaggactgtaacaagggggcgctctaataactatgtatagaaatatc
The sequence above is a segment of the Eleutherodactylus coqui strain aEleCoq1 chromosome 7, aEleCoq1.hap1, whole genome shotgun sequence genome. Coding sequences within it:
- the LOC136572336 gene encoding zinc finger protein 585A-like isoform X2 encodes the protein MVFSIKDPPGMDEDRNDMAAGILDLILNVIDLLTWEEYTVVKTAAVTPIIHPQESGGWSPITAPPPHPLIQKILEFTNKMMELLTGEVPIRCQEVAVYFSIEEWEYLEGHRDLYKDIMMEDHRPCTSLDGSRRRSPPERCPSHLYSQDRPEEDVPENQQMMMLLIDDPPGMDKDRRNMAARLLDLTLDMIDLITGEEYTVVKTAAVTPIIHLQESGGWSPITAPPPHFLIQKVLDLTNKMTELLTGEVPVRCQDVAVYFSMEEWEYLEGYQDLYKDIMMEDHRPRTFRTSYSQDRPEEDVPENQQESYGGRADGLEEPIMVVVNDKDCMRGSLGHHLVSPNYEVEYHQSWTDKKRSGCGLSKMFACSECGKHFKKKLTLSIHKRIHINERPFSCSECSKCFTMKALLAKHQTIHTEEKLYSCSEFERYFTNKSNLVEHQRSHTEEKQFSCSECGKRFRQKSHLVKHQRTHTGEKPYSCSECGRCFTFKSTLVTHQRVHTGEKPYSCTECGKCFTERSTLVTHQRVHTREKPYSCPECGKCFQYKSYLETHKRSHTGEKPYSCSECEKCFIDASSLVKHKRIHTGEKPFPCSECDKCFIDASSRAKHRRIHTGVKPFACSECGKCFITKPSLKEHQRIHTGEKPYSCSECGKSFRQKSYLVQHQKTHTGEKPYSCSECGKCFIHKLSLLVHLRTHTEESSFSCPECEKCFTHKAKFAEHLRSHTGEKTFPCSECGKCFTSKSNLVIHERSHTGEKPYSCSECEKCFTDASSLAKHKRIHTGLKPFSCSECGKCFITRPRLKAHQIIHTGEKLYSCSECGKSFKQKSCLVKHQKTHTGVKPYSCSECGKCFIDASNLAKHKRIHTGVKPFLCSECGKCFFTKAKLQEHQRIHTGEKPYSCSECGKSFKQRSCLLKHQKTHTGEKPYSCSECGKSFRQKSHLVKHQNSHTEKPYSCSECGRCFSINLSLVEHVRTHSVEKPFSCPECEKIFTHKARFSEHLRSHTEEKTFSCSEYGKSFISKSNLVIHERSQTGGKPYSCLECGKCFTQKSDLCKHQRLHTIDEPLHTREQTFSCPKCGKCFDHKTHLVRHERSHREEEPYSCSQCGKCMSKKSALVMHERRHREEKPYSCSECEKCFSQKCALVIHERSHREKKMYSCSECGKCVSKKSALVMHKKSHREEKPYSCSECEKCFSQKCALVMHKIIHTGEKPYSCSECEKSFSQKAALAIHERSHREEKPYSCSECKKCFSHKSALVIHERSHTGEKPYSCLECGKCFSQKCALVMHKKIHTGEKPYSCSECEKCFSQKAALVLHKRTHKEEKPYSCLDCGKCFIHKDSLVEHLRSHTLEESFLCSECGERFMLKGHLERHQRIHTGEKLFSCLECGSSFTHKSDLVEHLRSHTGE